Proteins encoded within one genomic window of Mixophyes fleayi isolate aMixFle1 unplaced genomic scaffold, aMixFle1.hap1 Scaffold_1452, whole genome shotgun sequence:
- the LOC142114720 gene encoding uncharacterized protein LOC142114720, with product MSDAGPSNVEAPGLPTRRKNNFIEEELEVLVEGVLARFHSGNRQITGRERQTHWQEITRLINEISPYERTKVEVQKRWADYKGRLKAKLVELHRHAQGTGGGPRLRTTLTPLEERARAAIALVEIVGVGDIDTGSSPPRTGEAAPLACEQQAPASPVDEEVARDVEEPQLAPAEYVRQRTLARAAENLKDVTLAQNVHLSHISSTVQHTDQQIDRLTNTLSDFMSTHTSLLMTLATKIDNLNTSVTNIATLLEKGDKKQKPLHK from the exons atgtctgatgctggcccaagtaatgtggaggcaccagggctgccaactaggcgtaaaaacaacttcatagaggaggagctggaggtgctggtagaaggggttctggcgaggttccacagtgggaaccgccaaataaccggacgcgagcgccaaacccattggcaggaaatcacaaggctcataaatgaaatatctccgtatgagcgtacaaaggttgaagtacagaaaag atgggcagactataaaggacgcctgaaagcgaagcttgttgagcttcacaggcatgctcaaggcactggtggggggcctcgactacgtactactttaacacccctcgaggagcgggcgagggctgcaatagccctggtggagatagttggggtgggcgacatagacactggctctagcccaccccgaacaggagaggccgctccactag catgtgagcagcaggcgcctgcttcaccggTGGATgaagaagttgcccgtgatgtggaggagcctcagctggctccagctgaatatgtaaggcagcggacacTCGCACGCGCAGCCGAAAATCTTAAAGACgtcactcttgcacagaatgttcacctgtcacacatatcaagcactgtccaacacacggatcagcaaatcgaccgtctcactaacacactctccgatttcatgagcacacacacctctttactgatgacactcgccaccaaaattgataatttaaatacttcagtgacaaatattgcaacactcctgg aaaagggagataagaagcaaaagccACTGCATAAGTGA
- the LOC142114721 gene encoding uncharacterized protein LOC142114721: MVIVLTCPFVYISFFQTDRARWERRQRRRALVEAQAAEEEEEEEQQPVAVAVPLSSEEEEAAVPVAVSQEEEAVPVAVSQEEEEAVPVAVAVSEEEEEAVPVAMAVEEQEEEEAVPVPVPVAAAVEEDEEQADREPQDLADSTSGSQEAVELEDSPTEEAGNWPPPPPTAAELMAHMGQIVEDLEGLHVHIGNIVGNLRFKLAYWASFR, from the exons atggtgattgtgttaacatgtccttttgtttatatttccttttttcaaacagaccgagcacgctgggaacgccgccaacgccgccgggcattagtcgaggcgcaggcagctgaggaggaggaggaggaggagcagcagccagtggcggtggcagtgccactgtcatcggaggaggaggaggcggcggtgccagtggcagtgtcgcaggaggaggaggcggtgccagtggcagtgtcgcaggaggaggaggaggcggtgccagtggcagtggcagtgtcggaggaggaggaggaggcggtgccagtggcaatggcagtggaggagcaggaggaggaggaggcggtgccagtgccggtgccagtggcagcagcggtggaggaggacgaggagcaggctgaccgggAGCCCCAGGATTTAGCGGACTCCACAtcaggcagccaagaggcagtggagttggaagatt cacccactgaggaagctggcaattggcctccaccaccacccaccgcagcagaactgatggcccacatgggtcaaattgtggaggacctggaaggcctccacgTACATATTGGGAACATTGTAGGCAACCTGCgttttaaattggcctactgggcctcatttcgatga